ACTCCGTGCAAATGTATACGGTTTTGATTTTGTTCACCGGCAAGGCCCGCTAATCCACTTCGGCAATTGGCACCCGGGGTGCGAGAGCGCAGAGCAGTTCATAGCTCACCGTTCCCGCATGGGTTGCCACTTCGTCCACCGGCAAGCCCTCTCCCCATAACACCACCTTGGATCCGACATTTGCCGCAAGCAGATAAGTCAAGTCCACCATGAGCATATCCATGGACACAAGGCCCACCGTCGAGGTGCGCCGCCCATCCACCAGCACCGGCGTGCCGCTGGGGCAATGCCTGGGATATCCATCGGCGTATCCGCAGGCCACCACACCGATTCGCATCGGACGATCCGCGCGAAACGTGGCGCCATATCCCACCGCATCGCCCGGTTCCAGGTCTTGCACGGCGATGATCTCGCTCGCCAGCGTCATCGCCGGCTTCAAGTCCAGGGCTTGCGCGCTTTGATCCGCGAAGGGTGAACTCCCGTACAGCATTATGCCGGGGCGCACCCAATCGCCATGAGCTTGCGGGTAACGCAATATCGTGGCGGAATTCGCCATGGAGCGGGCGAGTTGTACGCCCTCGCAACATCGCTCGAATACCGCAAGCTGTTCGCCGATGCCGCGCTCGTCATCCGCGCAGGCGAAATGCGTCATGAGCGTGACGCCGCTCACACTTGCGCACCGGCGCGCCCGCTCCAAGGCATCGCGCCACTCTTGTTTCGGAAAACCAAGGCGGTTCATGCCGCTGTTGAGCTTGAGCAAGATGTCGATGGGCGCCGGGAGCCGGGCGCCCTCCAACATCTCCATCTGTCCCGCGCGGTGCACCACCGCGGCCAGGCGGTAGCGGGAAAGCTCCGCCAGTTCCGTGGCGCGGAAAAAACCCTCCAGCAAAACGATGCGGTCGGCGAAACCGGCTTCGCGCAAACGCACGGCGTCGGACAAGTCAAGCATGGCGAACCCATCGGCGCCGCGCAAGGCGGCGGCCGCCCTGAGCAAGCCATGGCCGTAAGCATTGGCCTTGATCACGGCCAGCACCTTGGATTTAGCCGCGTGGCGTTTGGCCACCATGAGGTTGTGCGCCAATGCGGCGCTTGAAATACTGGCTTGTATGGGACGCGAGGGGGCCATGGGAAAGAAATTACGCTTGGTACCGCGGTGAAGTCAAAAGTGTGCCCATGCTAACGCCATGAAGCAACGATGACACCCGGCGCATTTCGCCGTCATCGCGACATGGTATAAAACCCCGGCGGTTCGTAGGCCTTCCCCATTCTTCCTGCTTCAATCAATCCAAATTAAACATGCAGCTTGGCTTCTACATCATTCTGGCGGCGCAGTTTTTTTCCGCCTTGGCGGATAACGCCCTTCTATTCGCGGCCATCGCCTTGCTGGCCGAGATCCACGCGCCAGATTGGCAAACGCCCGTGCTGCACATGTACTTCGTGTTCTCCTACATCGTACTGGCACCCTTCGTGGGGCCCTTCGCCGATGCCTTGCCGAAGGGGAAGGTGATGTTCATCAGCAACGGCGTCAAGCTGGCCGGATGTCTCGCCATGCTGGCGGGGCCTGCATCCTTTGTATGCCTATGGCGTCGTGGGTATCGGGGCCGCCATGTACTCGCCGGCCAAGTACGGAATCCTCACCGAGTACCTACCCGCCAGCAAGTTAGTGCTGGCCAATGTCTGGATGGAAGGGCTCACGGTGGCCGCCATCATCTTGGGCGCCATCGCGGGCGGCTACATGGTGACTCCCGCCTTCTCCTCCGCCCTGGGCTTCGCGCCTGGCATGTTGTGGCTGGATAGCGCACCGAAGATCGCGGTCGCCTTTATCGTCTTGCTCTATGCCGCCGCCGGCCTCATCAATATCTACATCCCTCGAGTGGCGCTCGATCACAAACTCCTGCGCAAGACCATCACCTACATCCTGCGCGATTACTGGACATGCTTCTGGCAATTGTGGCGCGACCCCCTCGACCAGATGTCGCTGGCGGTAACCATGATTTTTTGGGGCTAGGGGGCCACGCTGAGACTGATTGTGCTGAATTGGTCCGAAACCATCCTGGGCCTGGATCCGGCACGCGCCGCGCAGCTCACCGCCGTGGTCGCCGTGGGCATCGCGGCGGGCGCCGCCGTCGCGGCGAAAACAGTTCAGATCGATAAGACGGAGAAGATCTTGCCTGTAGGCGTCAGCGTGGGTATCACCGTGATGTTGATGGTATTCGCCCGCGAGTGGTGGACGCTCGCCATCGGTCTTTTCATCATCGGCGGCATCGGAGGGTTCTTCGTCGTGCCCATGAATGCCCTGCTGCAACACCGCGGCCACCTCATCATGGGCGCGGGCCACTCCATCGCCGTGCAGAATTTCAACGACCATCTGGCCATCCTCGCCATGCAAGGCATGTACGCCGACATGCTCAAATTGAACATACCGCTGGAAGTCATCGTGGTTTTCTTTGGCCTCATGCTGGCCGCTGTCATGCACTATCTTTGGCGAAGGCATGGGGCCAAGCCGTCCAGGCTGAGCGCCTCAGACGCCTGAGCCAAGGGCATCCGAGATTTTGGAGCGAGCCCCAGGTGCGGCACATGCTGGATGCCTGGGGAAGGAGCAGTGGCGCGCCCGCCGCTCGCAATCACCCCCCGCCACGCAGCAACTTCCCAGGCAACGCCCCGGTCGCTTTGTCATTTTCAATGACGACTTGTCCCGAGACGATGGTCGCGGCATAACCCTTTGCCGTTTGCATTAGGCGGCGGCCGCCGGCGGGCAGGTCGTTCACGATGTACGGGGGAGAAAGCGAGAGATTGGCGTGGTCGATCACGTTGATGTCAGCCTTCATGCCGGGGGCGATCAAGCCGCGGTCCGTGAGGCCTATCAATTGCGCCGGCGCCCTGGTGTAGCGTTGCACGGCCAATTCTAGCGGCAGGCGTTCGCCGCGTGTTCGGTCTCGCGTCCAATGCGTCAGCAGATAGGTGGGAAAGCCGCCGTCGCAGATGGTGCCGCAATGCGCACCGCCATCGCCCAGACCCACCACGGTGTGGGGATGGCGCAGCATGGTAAAGGTGGAGTCGTAATTGAAGTCCGTGTAGTTGGCGGCGGGTGCGAACAATAGGGCTTGGCCTTCGCGTTCCAGTAGCAGGTCGTACATCAACGCCATGGGATCTTGGCCGGTGCGCGCCGCCACTCCGGCAACGCTCGCCTCGGGGGGCGGTTCATATTCCGGAGGATCGCCCAAGGGGAACACGCGATCGAGGCTGCCAAGGATATTGGCGACGAAAGCGGGAATGCGCCCGGGCAAGCTATCGAAGGGCTCGGCGAGAATGCGTTCGCGTAGCGTTGGGTCGCGCATACGCGCGACACGCTGCGCCAATGGCAAATGCGCGATTTCCACGTAGCTAGTTTTGGTCATGAAAGGATGTAGCGTCCCTTGCAGGCCCAGCACAAGTCCCACGGCGCGCGGCGCTACTTGGCCCTGTATCTGAAGTCCATCGGCTTGGGCCCGATCGATCAGCGCCAAGAGATGCCGCCATTGTTGCGGGAATTCGGCTCGCTGCACCAAGGTAAAGGAAAGCGGGCGTCCGCTCGCTTTCACGCATTCACGCAAGAGCGTGAACTCCTCGTCAATGTTTTCAAAGTCGGAAAGAAGTTGTAGAACGCCTCGCCCGGCACGGCGCACGCCTTGCGAAATGGCCAAGAGTTCCTTGCCCGCGGCGCTGTAGTTCGGAACGTAATCGCCGCGCACGGTTTTATGCAAGATGGTTCGCGAAGTCGTGAAGCCCATGGCGCCCGCCTTGATGGCCTGCTCCGTGAGATCGGCCATGCGCTGCATGTCCTCCGCCGTGGCGGGTTCGCGCTTGGCACCGCGCTCGCCCATCACGTAGTAACGCAACGCGGCGTGGGGCAACTGCGCGCCAAGGTCCATGATGCGCGGTTTGCCTTCCAGCGCATCGAGATACTCTGGAAAACTTTCCCAGGCCCAATCCACGCCTTCGGCGAGCACGCTACCTGGGATATCTTCCACGCCTTCCATCAACTCTATGAGAAATTCTTTCTGGCTGGCTTTCATCGGAGCGAAACCAACCCCGCAATTTCCCATGACGGCGGTGGTCACGCCATGCCAGCAACTCGGTGTGAGCATGGGATCCCAGGTCGCCTGGCCGTCGTAATGGGTGTGTACATCGACGAAGCCCGGCGTCACCAGAAGGCCATCGGCGTTCAGCGTGCGGCGCGCGGCGCCCCCGGCTTTCCCCACCTCCACGATGCGGCCGTCCGCGATGGCGACGTCACCGGTGAAAACCGGCTTACCGGATCCGTCGGCAACGGTTCCTCCACGAATCAATATGTCGTACATGAGATGCGCATGAAATGTCGCTGGTGCTCACCTTATAGCACATTGGGAATCTCACGGCGGGCTGTTGAAACACTTCTCGGAGAAATGGTCTATGATGGCTCAAGCCATTTTTATCGCTGGAACCGCAATTCGATTGGGCCGGGCACGCGAAGAAAGGTGGTTCGCGCGTGGAGACCGCGCGTCTGTGTTCGTCCGCGAGAAGGCCAGGAGCGGCGAATTCGTTGCCGGAAACTAAATGGAGGAAGACATGGCTAGTGCAACTCCCAACTTCGATGCCGTTGTAATCGGCGCGGGATTTTCTGGCATGTACATGCTGAAATCCCTGCGCGACAAATTAGGCCTGAATGTGCGTGTTTTCTAGGCCGGCGACACCGTTGGCGGTACCTGGTATTGGAACCGCTACCACGGCGCCCGCTGCGATTCCGATGCCTATATCTACTGCTTCACGTTCGGCAAGCAGATGCTGCAGGAGTGGGAATGGACGGAACGCTATCCCGAACAGCCCGAAATCCTGCGTTACCTGGAATATGTCGCCAAGCGCCACGATCTGAAGCGCAACATGCAGTTCGGCACCCGCGTGACCGGTGCCGAATACGACGAGAACAACAATCTGTGGAGAGTGCACACCGACAAGGGCGACAATGTCACGGCCCGTTTCCTCATAGCGGCGGTGGGTAGCCTATCCACCACCAACATGCCGCAGTTCAAGGGACTGGAGAATTACAAGGGCAAGTGGTACCACACCAGCCGCTTTCCGCACGAGGGCGTCGATTTCACCGGAAAACGCGTGGGCGTGGTCGGCACCGGAGCCACCGCGGCACAGGCCATCCCGGAAATCGCGCAGCAAGCCAAGCACCTCACCGTGTTTCAGCGCACAGCCAACTACTGTGTGCCAGCGCGCAACGGCAAGGTCGATCCCGAACTGGTGAAGGCTCGCAAGGCCGATTATGACGGCATCGTCAAGCGCACACGCGAGTCGTTCTTCGGCCAGGAGCATTACTTCATCCCGAAGTCGGCGCTGGAAGCCACGCCCGAGGAACGAGAACGCGAGTTCGACAAGCGCTGGGACGCGGGCGGCTTCGCCTTTTGGCTCGCCAACTACCAGGACATGTTCTTTAGCAAGGAAGCCAACGAACTATGCGCTGACTACATCCGGCGCAAAATCTTCAAGACCGTGAAGGAAGCGGCCATCGCCAAGAAGCTCATCCCCAAGGGCCACTACTACGGCACCAAGCGCCAACCCCTGGACACGAACTATTACGAGACGTTCAACAGGGACAACGTGCTGCTGGTCGATGCCACCATCGACGGCCCCATCGAGGAGATCACGGAGAATGGCATCCGAGCCGGGGGCAAGGAATACGAGCTTGAAATCATCGTCTTCGCCACTGGATTCGACGCCATGACCGGTCCGCTGAAGGCGCTTAATCTCAAAGGCCGCGGTGGCCGCACGCTGGACAAGGAATGGGCGGACGGCCCCCATAGCTACCTTGGCATCTCGGTCGCTGGTTTCCCTAATCTGTTCACCCTCACCGGCCCGCAAAGTCCGTCGGTGTTGACAAACATGCCGGTGGCGATCGAGCAGCACGTGGAGTGGGTTGCCGATTGCATCGACCACCTGAACAAGAATGAAAAGACCACCATAGAGGCCACTCCCGAGGCTCAGAACCAGTGGGTCGCGCATGTCAACGAGATCGTCAACATGACCCTGATGGTCAGCGCCAACTCGTGGTACATGAGCGCCAATATCCCCGGCAAGCCGCGCGCGTTCTTGCCGTATTTGGGACCCGAAGGGGTGGGCGGCTACCGCAAGAAGTGCGACGAAGTAGCGGCCAAGGGATATGAAGGATTCGCGCTCGCGTGACTTGGGGAAGCGGGAGGAGGTGGCAAGGAGTAGGGAGGAGTAAGAACCTTAGGCCCAAGTCCCTAGTCCCGCGCAAATAGCATCCATGAACGGAGGAGACATCATGATCGAAAACAGTTACTACTCGCAGGAAGTGCACGGCCCTTACGAGATGCACGACATCGGCGACCTGGCCCTTGAAGAAGGCGGCACCATCAGAGGCTGCAAACTCGCGTACGCGACGTTCGGGACCCTCAATGCCGCCAAGGACAACGCCATTCTCATTCCCACTTGGTACTCAGGCACCAACAAACTCCTGGAACAGGCGTATACCGGCAAGGGCCGCGCGCTCGATCCGGACAAATACTTTCTCATCATCGTCAACCAGATCGGCAACGGTCTCTCGACCTCGCCTCACAACACGCCGGCACCGGGCGGCATGGGGAATTTTCCCCGCGTGCGCATCGGTGACGACGTGCGGGCGCAGCACAAGTTCATCACGGAGAAGTTCGACTTGACGAGCCTCGCGCTGGTGGTGGGCGGCTCCATGGGCGCGCAGCAGACCTACGAATGGGCCGTACGCTACCCTGACATGGTCAAGCGCGCCGCGCCCATCGCCGGCACGGCGAAGAACACGACCCATGATTTTTTATTCACCGAAACGCTGGTGGATGCGATCACCTCGGACCCCGGCTTCAATAAGGTGTTCTACAAGTCCTAGGCCGAGGTACGCGAGGGCCTGCTGCGCCACGCCAAGATGTGGGCGGTGACGGGTTTGGAGCACGGAGTTCTTTCAGCAGAGCCGGCACAAGGCCCTGGGGTTTTCGTCCTTGGACGATTTCATCATCAACTTCATGAACGGTTATTTCAGCGTGATGGACCCCAACGATCTCCTCTGCATGGCTTGGAAATGGCAGCGCGGGGACGTCAGCCGCCACACCGGTGGCGACTTGAGAGCCGCGTTGAGCCGCATCAAAGCCAAGACCTTTGTCATGCCCATGACTTCTGATATGTTCTTCCCGCCGGCCGATTGCCAGGCCGAGTGGCGGCTCATTCCCGATGCCGAGTTCAGGCCCATCGATACCATCGACGGCCATCTGGCGCTGTTCGGCGCCGACCAGAGCGCACTCGCTCAGATCGATAAACACCTGAAAGAGTTGCTCGCGGCAAAGGTGTAATGGCTGGGGCGCCGCATAGACGCGCGGCGCCCTTTCCGCGATTCGGTTTCATGCAGGCAAGAGGTAGGTGAAACGGATTTTCGTCTCATGCTTTCCTTCGCGTTGCGTTGGACATTTTTGCCGCGAGACACCGGACAGTCTGCTCACCGGTGCCCGTATATCTCCTTGTTCACCACGTTCGCCATCTCAGGCTTCCCATCGAGCACGGACAATACGTTGCTTACCAGGGAAACCGCCATGCGGTCCAAGGACTCGCGGGTTACTCCCGCCATGTGCGGCGCCAGCACCACGTTCGGTAGTTGCAGCAAGGGATTATTCGCGTCCGGAGGTTCGCGCTCCAGCACGTCGAGACCGGCGGCTTTGATGACGCCCGTGGTGAGTGCCGTGTGCAGCGAGGGCTCGTGAATGATGCCGCCGCGCGCGGTGTTCACGATAAAGGCGCCAGGCTTCATGCGCGCGAGTTGCGCTTCGGCGATAATGCCGTTGGTTTCCTTCGTTTTCGGGCAATTTATGGAAACGAAATCCGCCTTGGCGAGCGCGTCATCCAGGGCGGTTTCAGGATGGCATCCGGCGGCGCGAATCTTGGCGGCATCCACGTAAGGATCGTAGGCACAGACAGTCATGCCAAGGGCGAGGCACATCTTGGCCAAGCGGCTGCCGATCTTGCCGAAGCCGACGATCAACACCGTTTTCTCGAATAGATCCACCGGCAGGCCCTGCGCCATGCGCTGGTTCCAGCGATTCTCGCGGACCATGGCATCGAAGGCCGTGCCACGCTTGGCAAGCTCCAGCATGAGGTAGAGCGATTGCTCGGCCACCGAGGGCGAGTTGGCGACGCCAGTAATCATGAGCGGCACGTGCGCCTTCGTGAGCGCGGGCACATCCACCATGTCGTAGCCGACACCATGGCGTGCAACGACCTGCACGCCGGGCCCGGCTTTGATTTCGGCCTCTCCAAAAGGAGTGAGGCTCAAGCCCACGCCCTGCGCTCCAGCCAATAGGCGGTGAAATTCCGCGGTGGCAATGTTCACATCGAAAGGAATAGCCTCGATATCCTCGCGCGCTTGCACCACTTTCCAACCCGCTTGCGCCATCGCGGCGGGCAACAACACTTTTCTTTTGGCCATGACTGACTCCTCCCTTGAACTCCGATGATTTTACATCGCTGGGCGGTGGTAATCTGCCTTGAAAGAATCAACATGGGGAGACCTCCGTGACACGAATCGCATTAGCGGCGATCCTTTGCGTGCTATTCGGATTCATCCGTACGAGCCATGCCATCGGCCCCGATCCGTCGGATACATAGCGCACGGCGCACAGCACGCACTTCATCATCCACTTCGAGGAAGGGCACCGGCCCTACGCGCGGAAGGTGCTCGGCATCGCCGAGAAAGTCCATGGCCCGGTCACCACGGCGCTGGGCTGGGAGCCCTATGAGCTCACCCACATCGCGCTCATCGCCAACATCGATCTTGCCAACGGCTACGCCACTCCCCTGCCCTTCAATCGCATGGGCATCTTC
This window of the Betaproteobacteria bacterium genome carries:
- a CDS encoding hydroxyacid dehydrogenase, which translates into the protein MAKRKVLLPAAMAQAGWKVVQAREDIEAIPFDVNIATAEFHRLLAGAQGVGLSLTPFGEAEIKAGPGVQVVARHGVGYDMVDVPALTKAHVPLMITGVANSPSVAEQSLYLMLELAKRGTAFDAMVRENRWNQRMAQGLPVDLFEKTVLIVGFGKIGSRLAKMCLALGMTVCAYDPYVDAAKIRAAGCHPETALDDALAKADFVSINCPKTKETNGIIAEAQLARMKPGAFIVNTARGGIIHEPSLHTALTTGVIKAAGLDVLEREPPDANNPLLQLPNVVLAPHMAGVTRESLDRMAVSLVSNVLSVLDGKPEMANVVNKEIYGHR
- the alr gene encoding alanine racemase — encoded protein: MAPSRPIQASISSAALAHNLMVAKRHAAKSKVLAVIKANAYGHGLLRAAAALRGADGFAMLDLSDAVRLREAGFADRIVLLEGFFRATELAELSRYRLAAVVHRAGQMEMLEGARLPAPIDILLKLNSGMNRLGFPKQEWRDALERARRCASVSGVTLMTHFACADDERGIGEQLAVFERCCEGVQLARSMANSATILRYPQAHGDWVRPGIMLYGSSPFADQSAQALDLKPAMTLASEIIAVQDLEPGDAVGYGATFRADRPMRIGVVACGYADGYPRHCPSGTPVLVDGRRTSTVGLVSMDMLMVDLTYLLAANVGSKVVLWGEGLPVDEVATHAGTVSYELLCALAPRVPIAEVD
- a CDS encoding D-aminoacylase, which codes for MYDILIRGGTVADGSGKPVFTGDVAIADGRIVEVGKAGGAARRTLNADGLLVTPGFVDVHTHYDGQATWDPMLTPSCWHGVTTAVMGNCGVGFAPMKASQKEFLIELMEGVEDIPGSVLAEGVDWAWESFPEYLDALEGKPRIMDLGAQLPHAALRYYVMGERGAKREPATAEDMQRMADLTEQAIKAGAMGFTTSRTILHKTVRGDYVPNYSAAGKELLAISQGVRRAGRGVLQLLSDFENIDEEFTLLRECVKASGRPLSFTLVQRAEFPQQWRHLLALIDRAQADGLQIQGQVAPRAVGLVLGLQGTLHPFMTKTSYVEIAHLPLAQRVARMRDPTLRERILAEPFDSLPGRIPAFVANILGSLDRVFPLGDPPEYEPPPEASVAGVAARTGQDPMALMYDLLLEREGQALLFAPAANYTDFNYDSTFTMLRHPHTVVGLGDGGAHCGTICDGGFPTYLLTHWTRDRTRGERLPLELAVQRYTRAPAQLIGLTDRGLIAPGMKADINVIDHANLSLSPPYIVNDLPAGGRRLMQTAKGYAATIVSGQVVIENDKATGALPGKLLRGGG